The DNA region TCCAGGCTTTCCAGAGGGCGAAGTCGCCCACGCTCTCCTTGATGTATTCATCCTCCGCAATCCGGGTGCCGGGCTGGAGCCCCTGGCGATCGAGGTGGGCGAGCTTCCCGTAGTTAGGGTAGGAGCTGATCCGGAAGTAGACCGAGCCGTCTTCGCCTACGTAGGCATGTCCTTTCCGAAGCAGCTCCTCGATCAGGGCGATCATGATCCCGATGTGGTCGGTCGCCTTGGGGTGGTGATCCGGGAGCAGGATGTGAAGGATCTTCAGGTCTTCCTCGAAGAGGCGGATGTACCGGCTCGTGAATTCCCGGAGCGGAAGGGATGCCGCCCGCGCCGCGGCGATCGTCTTGTCGTCGACGTCGGTGTAATTCATGACCGATTCGGGCTCGAAGCCGAAAAGCCGGAGGACCCGCCGGAGAAGGTCGACGAAGAGAAAGGTCCGGAAGTTCCCGATGTGGGCCCGTCCATAGACCGTCGGACCGCAGGCGTAAAGGCGGACCTTGGGCGGGGAGAGCGGTTGGAACTCCTCCCGCCGACGGGAGAGGGTGTTGAAGAAATGCAGGCGGTGGCGGCAGCGGATCATGGGTTCATCGGCTTCCGTCGAGGGCGGGAGACCCGGACGCCCGGCGCCGGGCGACCAGCCGATCGATCTCTTCGGCCGGATAGGTCAGAATCTCGGAGAGGGTGGGATGATAGTGGGGTAGCCGGGCCAAGTCGCCTGCCGTGGCGCGGACGGACTGGAGGGCGACGAGCTCATGGATGAGCTCCGACGCTTCGGGGCCCGCGATCCCCGCCCCGAGGAGCTCGCCGTTCTCGGGGTCCGCCAGCAGCTTGACGAAGCCTTTGGTTCGTCCCATCAGAATCGATTTGCCGTGATCGGCGAAAGGGTACCGGGCGACAACCACCGGGCGGCCGGCGAGGCGCGCAGCGGCCTCGGTCAGGCCCAGGCGGGCCATTTGCGGTTCGGTAAAGACAATTTCCATCGCAAGCCGGTAATCGAGGCGGCGAAACGGTCCGCCGAGGCCCATCGCCTGCCGGGCCGCATTCTCTCCGGCCGCCTCTCCTTGGAGCACTGCGATGTGGACGACCTCCTCGATTCCGGTAACGTCGCCTGCGGCGAAGATGTGGAGCACGCATGTCCGCATTTCGGCATCGATGGCGGGAGCCCGAGAATGCGCTTTGATCCCGGCGGCCGAGAGGCGGAGCCCTTCTACGGCCGGGGACCGCCCGGTGGCCAAGAAAATCTCCTCGGCCACCAAGTCCTGGACTGCTTCCTGTCGGACGATGCGGAGCCGCTTCCGCTCTCCGCACCGGTCCGCGGAAAGAAGGGAGGCGTGGGTGAAAAGCTCGATCCCCTCTTCCCGAAAGGCCTCTTCCAGTACGACGGCGAGGTCCGGATCGAACCGTTTGAGGAGATGGGCTCCCCGCTGGACGAGAGAGACGGCGGTGCCGAGCCTGGCAAAGAACTGGGCGTATTCGACGGCGACCGGCCCGCCGCCCAACACGATGAGGCTTTCCGGGAGCTTGTCCTGCTCGAGGACGGTGTTACTGTCCCAGAAGCCCACCTCCCGGAGCTCGGGCAGGGGGAGGGCTGATCCGTGATCCGGTGGCGATCACGAAGGTCTTGCTGCGCAGGCGGCTCTTCTGACCGTCCCGGTGGGTCAGCTCGACGTGATCGGCGTCGAGAAAGGCGGCGTGGGCGCGGATCAGCCGGAAGCCGCCTTTGGCGAGGTCTTTTTGACGGTCGGCGGCAAACTCCGAGACGAGCCGCCGGGTCCGGGCCAGGATTGCGGAAAAATCGGCTCGTACCGGCCGCACCTCCAGGCCGAAGAGCCCCGCCTCCCGGCTGTCGTGCCAGCGCCGACTCGCTTCGAGCAGGGCCTTGGTCGGCATGCAGCCGGCCAGGATACAGAGGCCGCCCAGTCGCTCCGCTCCGTCCACCAAGGCTGTGCGCGCCCCCATGGCGGCCGCAGTCCGCGCCGCGGCGAAGCCCGCGCTGCCTCCGCCGATGACCGTTACGTCAAATACCGGCACCATTCCTTTGCCTCCGGACTCCGGCTCCATACCCCCCTTACGTCGCCTCGCGCTTCTGCCCTCCGTTGTGATGCGGATCGGTCTCAGGAGCACCCACCGACGAGGGCGAGCACCGGCTTGAACTGGGCCAAATCCGGCAACAGCAGGGTCGGCCGATAGGCGGCGAGCTCCGAGAGGGAATAGCCCCCGGTGGCCACGGCGATAGAATAGGCGCCGATTGCTTGCGCGCAAAGCACGTCGTAAGGGGTATCGCCGATCAAGAAGATCTGCCGGGCGCAGAGGGTATCGCCCCATCGCTCCCGGAGGAACGCGAAGGCGGCCCGCGCCACCTCGTTCCGACACTCCCGCCTGTCACCGAAGGAGCCGAACGCGAAGAAACGTCGCAGCCCGAAGCGGTCGAGCTTGATCTCGGCTCCGCGCTCGAAGTTTCCCGTGAGCAGACCCTGCGTCCAACCCGGTGTCTGTTCGATCGTGGAAAGCATCGGCTCCACCCCGGGAAAGACCTGTCCGGAGCAGGCCGCGATCTCTTCCTGCAGATGTTCGAGGTAGGTGTCGCGGAATCGGACCACGTTCTCTTCGGACCAGGGGATTCCGAACCGCGTGAAGATCTGCCGGACGATCCGGGAATCGGTTTGGCCCCGGTAGTCCAGCTCGTGCAGGGCGAGATCTTTTCCGTAGAGGGTCCGGGCGGTACGGATGATCGCCCTCTCTCCTGCCCCTCCGCTATGCAGAAGCGTGCCGTCGATATCCCAAAGGATGACGCGATGCGGATTCACGGTAAAACACACACCCTCGGCAGCCGGCGGCTAGGCGCCCAGGATCGAATAGCCGCCGTCGAGATAGATCGTCTGCCCGGTGATCGCGGCTCCTCCTTCGCTGGCCAGAAAGACGGCGGCAGCCCCGATTTCCGCCGGCTCCACCAGCTTCCGCAAGGGAGCCTTCTCCTGGTGATGCTTGAGCATCCGGGTAAAGCCCGGGATCCCGCGGGCGGCGAGGGTGTTGACCGGACCCGGGCTCAGCGCGTTGACCCGGATCCCCCGCGGCCCGAGCTCGTAGGCCAGATAGCGGACCGAGGCTTCCAAGGCCGCCTTGGCGGTTCCCATGATATGATATTGCGGCGTCACCTTCTCCGACCCGTAGTAGGTGAGGGTTAGCAACAGCCCGCCGCGAGTCATGAGCCCCTTCGCGCGCCGCGCGATCGCCAGAAACGAATAGACGCTGATGTCGAAGGTAGTAAGGAAATCGGTCCGCTTGACGTCGGAAAGCTCGCCGTCAAGCGCCTCCTTCGGCGCAAAGGCGACGCTGTGCAGGACTAGGTCGACGGTAGGCGTTGCAGCCGCGACCTCGGCGAAAAAGGAATCGAGCTGCCGATCGTCGCCGACGTCACAGCCGATCGCTTTTCCCGGCGCCGGCAGGGACCGAGCCAGCTCTTCGACATTTTCGCGCAACCGTTCTCCTTGGTAGCCGAGGACGAGCGAGGCGCCGGCCGCGCTCCAGGCCTGCGCGATCGCCCAAGCGAGGCTTCTCTTGTTGGCCACTCCGAAGACGAGGCCGGTTTTCCCTTCGAGGGATTCCGTTTTCATCTTCTTCACAGAAGCCCGCACCCGGGGCAAAAGTCACGTTCTTTTGTGGGTCGGCCAGCTTCGGAAGGGAAACGGATGGGGAGGAGCACAAGCGGGCTATGCCGCTCCCTCTTGCAGAAAGGGGTTGGTCGCCTTCTCCAGACCGATTGTCGTCGGACGTCCATGGCCGGGGAAGACCTCGGTTTCCGGAGGGAGCCGGAGCAGGTAGCGGCGGATGCCCTCGAGGAGCTCCTGCCGGGAGCCGCCGGGCAGATCCCAGCGGCCGACGCCGCCGGCGAAGAGGATGTCGCCGTCGAAGACCCGGCCGGCGCGGGGTTCGTAGAAGGCGGTGCTACCCGGACAGTGGCCGGGAATGTGAAAGAGGACGAACTCGCGGCCGCTGCAGCTCCAACGGACCGAGCCGTGCGGTGGGACCGGGAGCGGCGTCACCTGCCGGAGGGGGGGGTACTCTCCGGATACGCCGTAGTTTCGCGGCACAACTGGATGGTAAAGCAGCGGGAAGTCGGCCGGATGGGCATAGGCGACCGCTCCGAATTCGGAAACGAGCTCGGCCGCATCCCAAACATGGTCGAAGTGGCCGTGGGTAAGAAGGAGGGTTTCCAGGCGCAGCTTTTTTTGCCGCACAAAGGAAGCGATTCCTTGCGGCGCGTCGACGCAGATCCAGCCGTCTTCGCCGGGGAAAAGGTAGGCGTTGGTCTGGAGTGGGCCTCCGACGAAGATGTGAAGATCGCGGTTCATGGCAGGGTTTTCCGGCTCATCCGTTCTCGGGCCCGCGCCACCTCTTCCGCGTAGGTCTGCGCGGGGTTTTCGCCCTCAAGCCCGCTCTCCTTGCGCTCCCAGGAGCCCGGAGTGCCCGCCGAGTAGAGGCCGAAGCGCGGAGCATAGCTGCCCCACTCGTAGTTATCGACGAGGGACCAGTAGAGGTAACCGAAGAGCGGAGCTCCCTCCTCCCAGAGACGGGTCACCGTTTGGACGTGGGCGCGGATGTAATCGGTCCGCCGCACCGCGTCCGGCCGGTCTTCCAGGACGCCGGAAGCATCGCCGCGGTAGGCGATTCCGTTTTCGGCGATGAGCAGGGGGAGGCCGAAGCGGCGGAGCTGCTCGA from Methylacidimicrobium sp. AP8 includes:
- a CDS encoding enoyl-ACP reductase, with translation MKTESLEGKTGLVFGVANKRSLAWAIAQAWSAAGASLVLGYQGERLRENVEELARSLPAPGKAIGCDVGDDRQLDSFFAEVAAATPTVDLVLHSVAFAPKEALDGELSDVKRTDFLTTFDISVYSFLAIARRAKGLMTRGGLLLTLTYYGSEKVTPQYHIMGTAKAALEASVRYLAYELGPRGIRVNALSPGPVNTLAARGIPGFTRMLKHHQEKAPLRKLVEPAEIGAAAVFLASEGGAAITGQTIYLDGGYSILGA
- a CDS encoding MBL fold metallo-hydrolase; translated protein: MNRDLHIFVGGPLQTNAYLFPGEDGWICVDAPQGIASFVRQKKLRLETLLLTHGHFDHVWDAAELVSEFGAVAYAHPADFPLLYHPVVPRNYGVSGEYPPLRQVTPLPVPPHGSVRWSCSGREFVLFHIPGHCPGSTAFYEPRAGRVFDGDILFAGGVGRWDLPGGSRQELLEGIRRYLLRLPPETEVFPGHGRPTTIGLEKATNPFLQEGAA
- a CDS encoding NAD(P)/FAD-dependent oxidoreductase, translating into MGFWDSNTVLEQDKLPESLIVLGGGPVAVEYAQFFARLGTAVSLVQRGAHLLKRFDPDLAVVLEEAFREEGIELFTHASLLSADRCGERKRLRIVRQEAVQDLVAEEIFLATGRSPAVEGLRLSAAGIKAHSRAPAIDAEMRTCVLHIFAAGDVTGIEEVVHIAVLQGEAAGENAARQAMGLGGPFRRLDYRLAMEIVFTEPQMARLGLTEAAARLAGRPVVVARYPFADHGKSILMGRTKGFVKLLADPENGELLGAGIAGPEASELIHELVALQSVRATAGDLARLPHYHPTLSEILTYPAEEIDRLVARRRASGSPALDGSR
- a CDS encoding FAD-dependent oxidoreductase — encoded protein: MEPESGGKGMVPVFDVTVIGGGSAGFAAARTAAAMGARTALVDGAERLGGLCILAGCMPTKALLEASRRWHDSREAGLFGLEVRPVRADFSAILARTRRLVSEFAADRQKDLAKGGFRLIRAHAAFLDADHVELTHRDGQKSRLRSKTFVIATGSRISPPPARAPGGGLLGQ
- a CDS encoding HAD family hydrolase codes for the protein MNPHRVILWDIDGTLLHSGGAGERAIIRTARTLYGKDLALHELDYRGQTDSRIVRQIFTRFGIPWSEENVVRFRDTYLEHLQEEIAACSGQVFPGVEPMLSTIEQTPGWTQGLLTGNFERGAEIKLDRFGLRRFFAFGSFGDRRECRNEVARAAFAFLRERWGDTLCARQIFLIGDTPYDVLCAQAIGAYSIAVATGGYSLSELAAYRPTLLLPDLAQFKPVLALVGGCS